A window from candidate division WOR-3 bacterium encodes these proteins:
- the folE gene encoding GTP cyclohydrolase I FolE — translation MEEKFKNYIKEILKLIGENPEREGLKATPERFLKMLMELTEGYRINPDKIVEKALFYSDTHQMVIVKDIDFASLCEHHLIPFFGKIHIGFIPEKKLIGLSKIPRIVEVFSKRLQVQERLTDQIADFLFKKIEPKGFGIVVDATHLCTVIRGVKNKSAKLITSKMLGNFKESEIKNEFLNAIKG, via the coding sequence ATGGAAGAAAAATTTAAAAATTATATAAAGGAAATTCTAAAATTAATTGGTGAAAACCCTGAAAGGGAAGGGCTTAAAGCTACTCCTGAAAGATTTTTAAAAATGCTTATGGAACTTACAGAAGGCTATAGAATTAATCCAGATAAAATTGTTGAAAAGGCTTTATTTTATTCAGATACCCATCAGATGGTTATTGTGAAGGATATTGATTTTGCAAGTTTATGTGAGCATCACCTGATTCCCTTTTTTGGTAAAATTCACATAGGCTTTATTCCTGAAAAAAAACTTATAGGTCTTTCAAAAATACCAAGAATTGTTGAAGTATTTTCAAAGAGATTACAGGTTCAGGAGAGATTAACTGACCAGATTGCTGATTTTCTTTTTAAAAAAATTGAACCAAAAGGTTTTGGAATAGTTGTTGATGCTACTCATTTATGCACAGTTATAAGGGGAGTTAAAAACAAAAGTGCAAAACTTATAACAAGTAAAATGCTTGGAAATTTTAAGGAATCAGAAATTAAAAATGAATTTTTGAATGCGATTAAAGGGTAG
- a CDS encoding TIM barrel protein gives MSAKLINEYEKLFIGTAGVPESAKDSSTESGIIRIRELNLDCMEVEFVKGVRIKEERAIKIKKLAEENKVFLSIHAPYWINLNTKEKSKFKNSLKYIYDSAKIGYLMGAYEICFHSAYLHEDDLKSVRKKVKEALLNILEKLDKENIKVRLRPETMGKPTQYADLEELLELSLEFKGEVEPCLDFAHLYARSLGKINGYNEFLKIIEEYEKALGKDSLKRMHIHISGMEYGEKGEKKHLIFKESKFKYKDVLKVLKEKDVKGFLICESPVLEKDALILKREYNKI, from the coding sequence ATGAGTGCTAAATTAATAAATGAGTATGAAAAATTATTCATAGGAACTGCTGGAGTTCCTGAATCTGCAAAGGATTCCTCCACAGAATCAGGAATAATAAGAATAAGGGAACTTAATCTTGATTGTATGGAGGTTGAGTTTGTAAAGGGTGTTAGGATAAAAGAGGAAAGAGCAATAAAGATAAAGAAACTTGCTGAAGAAAATAAAGTTTTTCTATCTATCCATGCTCCTTACTGGATAAATTTAAATACAAAAGAAAAGAGTAAATTTAAAAACAGTTTGAAATATATATACGATTCTGCAAAAATAGGTTATCTTATGGGTGCCTATGAGATATGTTTTCATTCCGCTTATCTCCACGAAGATGATTTAAAAAGTGTAAGAAAAAAAGTAAAAGAAGCACTATTGAATATTCTTGAAAAATTAGATAAGGAAAATATAAAGGTAAGACTTAGACCTGAAACAATGGGAAAACCAACACAATATGCAGATCTTGAAGAATTGCTTGAACTTTCCCTTGAATTTAAAGGTGAAGTTGAACCCTGTCTTGATTTTGCACATCTATATGCAAGGTCTCTTGGTAAGATAAATGGTTATAATGAATTTCTAAAAATTATAGAGGAATATGAAAAGGCACTGGGTAAAGATTCTTTAAAAAGAATGCATATTCATATTTCAGGAATGGAATACGGAGAAAAAGGAGAAAAGAAACATTTAATTTTTAAAGAATCAAAATTCAAGTATAAGGATGTATTAAAGGTTTTAAAGGAAAAAGATGTGAAAGGATTTTTAATTTGTGAGAGTCCTGTGCTTGAAAAGGATGCTTTGATTTTAAAAAGAGAATATAATAAAATTTAA